In Gracilimonas sp., a single window of DNA contains:
- a CDS encoding lysophospholipid acyltransferase family protein: MASLIGAIIGVNYEKIRGYLLRFWGRCICKIIGIKLEVKGKIPNPPFLLVSNHLSYIDVFVLFSQLRCLFVAKSDVKTWPLMGFIIRTCGILFIDRNRKRDITRVNKLISKNINENQGIILFPEGTTSPGMEVLPFRTPLLEYPATEDLSVSYVAISYESKKKEQPAYESICWWDDASFFSHFMNVLKMKGFKAKLHFGETPVKENDRKLLAEKLHSAVKNNFKPVVTKEAFNAKHDVFKPLSF, translated from the coding sequence ATGGCATCATTGATTGGAGCCATTATTGGGGTGAATTATGAAAAAATCAGGGGCTATTTACTTCGGTTTTGGGGAAGGTGTATATGCAAAATTATTGGAATTAAGTTAGAGGTAAAGGGAAAAATCCCCAATCCTCCTTTTTTGCTTGTGTCCAATCACTTAAGCTATATAGATGTATTTGTGCTATTCTCTCAGTTAAGGTGTCTTTTTGTAGCAAAAAGTGATGTTAAAACCTGGCCTTTAATGGGTTTTATTATCCGGACGTGTGGAATACTGTTTATTGATCGAAATCGTAAACGGGATATCACTAGGGTTAATAAATTAATTTCAAAAAATATAAATGAAAACCAGGGTATTATTTTGTTTCCGGAGGGTACTACCAGTCCCGGCATGGAAGTTTTACCTTTTCGTACACCACTTTTGGAATATCCTGCCACAGAGGATCTGTCCGTTTCTTATGTTGCTATATCATATGAGTCTAAAAAAAAGGAACAACCTGCGTATGAATCAATTTGTTGGTGGGATGACGCTTCATTCTTTTCACACTTTATGAACGTTTTAAAAATGAAGGGTTTTAAGGCTAAACTTCATTTTGGGGAAACGCCTGTCAAAGAAAATGATCGTAAATTGTTAGCTGAAAAATTACATTCAGCTGTAAAAAATAACTTTAAACCGGTTGTAACGAAGGAGGCTTTTAATGCAAAGCATGATGTATTTAAGCCACTTTCTTTTTAA
- a CDS encoding DedA family protein, protein MKSINIIISIALSLLFIAEISGSFLNENIVANESIPYDTTDFKFLFQLQDSSNVSEDSLEKIVPYLDEVEADSKNELLVIYMLLIAFSTFFSEDLAAIGAGLMVANGMITFWPAVIAVIAGIFTGDFALYLAGRWLGRPVLTIPPFKWFIHEDTIEVSIRWFDIKGPYILFASRFIPGSRMPVYLTAGILETRFWKFLLYFGGTVLLWTPIFVWFSVIAGNEILTIYETYDDYAVWIILGIVILFIGLYKIIPLILTTRGRKFLWKKIRTVFNKKAS, encoded by the coding sequence GTGAAGTCTATTAATATAATTATCTCCATTGCACTCTCATTACTTTTTATTGCTGAAATATCAGGATCATTTTTGAATGAGAATATTGTAGCCAACGAAAGTATACCCTATGATACAACTGATTTTAAGTTCTTATTTCAACTTCAGGATTCTTCCAATGTCAGTGAAGATTCCCTGGAAAAAATAGTCCCTTATTTAGATGAGGTGGAAGCAGACTCCAAAAATGAGTTATTAGTTATCTACATGCTGCTAATAGCATTCTCAACATTTTTTAGTGAAGATCTTGCCGCAATTGGGGCCGGCTTAATGGTAGCGAATGGCATGATTACATTTTGGCCGGCTGTGATAGCAGTAATAGCCGGTATTTTTACAGGTGATTTTGCTTTATATCTGGCAGGCAGATGGCTCGGAAGGCCTGTTTTAACAATCCCGCCATTCAAATGGTTTATTCATGAAGACACTATTGAGGTTTCCATCAGGTGGTTTGATATTAAAGGGCCATATATTCTTTTTGCAAGCCGTTTTATACCGGGCAGCAGAATGCCGGTTTATTTGACGGCAGGTATTTTAGAAACCAGGTTTTGGAAATTCCTGTTATATTTTGGCGGTACGGTTTTACTCTGGACCCCGATTTTTGTGTGGTTTTCAGTTATTGCAGGTAATGAAATTCTCACCATATACGAAACTTATGATGATTACGCCGTATGGATAATACTTGGTATTGTAATTCTGTTTATAGGTCTTTATAAGATTATTCCCCTTATTTTAACAACCCGCGGGAGGAAGTTTTTATGGAAAAAAATCCGAACAGTTTTCAATAAAAAAGCATCCTGA